The Streptomyces sp. NBC_00306 sequence CGGTGGACCTTCGCCGTGGACGGTCCGGCGCCGGTGCGCGCTTTGCTGCGGCTGAGCCGAGCGGGCCTCGGCACGTCCTTCCGGCGTGCGATACGCCGGCTGGACCGCAGGCTCGCCCGGTCCGCCACATCCTGACCGCCCGCCCGGGGCCGCGTCAGTCGGGCCAGACGCCCGTCGACAGGAAGCGCTCCAGGGTCGCGGTGTACGGAGCGATGTCCAGACCCTGTCCGGCCAGCCACGCGTCGGAGTAGTACTTGTCCAGATAGCGGTCACCCGGGTCGCAGAGCAGGGTGACGACACTCCCCCGCTGCCCGTCCGCCACCATCTCCGCGATGATCCTCAGCGCGCTCCACAGACCGGTGCCGGTGGAGCCGCCCGCCTTGCGCCCGATGGCCGCGTCCAGTGCCCGTACGGCCGCGACGCTGGCCGCGTCGGGCACCTTCATCATCCGGTCGATGGCTCCGGGCACGAAGCTCGGCTCCATGCGCGGCCGGCCGATGCCTTCGATACGGGAGCCGCAGTCGGTGCTGGCCTGCGGGTCGCTCTGGGTCCACCCCTCGAAGAAACAGGAGTTCTCCGGGTCGGGCACACAGATGCGGGTGTCGTACTGCATGTAGTGCACATAGCGGGCCACGGTCGCGGAGGTGCCGCCCGTGCCGGCCGTGGCGACGATCCACGTGGGGCAGGGGTACCGCTCCAGCCGCAGTTGCTGGTAGATCGACTCGGCGATGTTGTTGTTGCCGCGCCAGTCGGTGGCCCGCTCGGCGTAGGTGAACTGGTCCATGTAGTGGCCGCCGGTCCGCTCGGCGAGTGCCGCCGACTCCTCGTACATCCTGCGGGAGTCGTCCACGAAGTGGCACCGGCCGCCGTGGAACTCGATCAGCCGGATCTTTTCGGTACTGGTGGTGCGCGGCATCACCGCGACGAAGGGGACGCCGATCAGCTTGGCGAAGTACGCCTCGGAGACGGCCGTGGAGCCGCTGGACGCCTCGATGACGGGTTTGCCAGGCCGGATCCAGCCATTGCAGAGGCCGTAGAGGAAGAGGGAACGGGCCAGCCGGTGCTTGAGGCTGCCGGTGGGGTGGGTGGACTCGTCCTTGAGGTAGAGGTCGATGCCCCACTCCTCGGGCAACGGGAATCTGAGCAGATGCGTGTCCGCCGAACGGTTGGCGTCCGCCTGGACCTTGCGGACCGCCTCCTTCAGCCAGGCCCGGTACTGCGGGTCGCTTCGGTCGACGTCGGCGGTCGCCGTCGCCCCGTCCGTCACACGCTTCTCGTCCGTGCTCATGAGCGTCGCCCCTCGCCTTGGCCAGTACTGCATCCCTCCTGCCACAGTAAGCCCCTCACCTGCACAAACGTTGACTTTGGGCATCCATAGGAGTCGCTTGTGGGCCGGGACGTGCGCTACCTGCGGACACGTACTGGTGCACGCGGCCGGAGTTGTGCAGACTGCCAGGAGATGACCTGACGAAGGGGGCGGTGGGCCGATGGCGATGGCGGAGCCCGAGTTCCGGGCCACGGGCGTACGGATCGAACGATGGCCGCGCTCGCTCACCAAGGCCGGACAGGTATTGATCAAGGACGGCAAGGTGGCCTTGCTGACGAGTTACGGCCGGGTGATCGACAGCGCCCCCGTCCGCGCGGTCAGCGCGGGCCGGCCCTGGTTCGCCGACGAGGCGAGCACGGCGGTCACGGTGAACGGCAAGCGGTACCGGCTGACCATGGGTCAGCGCAATCACCGGCCCGAAGCCCGGGCACTGGCCGGGCGTTTCCTGGACGCGGTGCGCGGCGCGGGCGGCCGCAGGGACTGAGATTCCCCACCCGGGTGCTGCCAGGTTGCGGGACCGTCGTCATTGGTTCACGCTGGTCTCACATCACTCAGGGTGCACCGGCGGTAACGCTGTGATCCAGCCCGCCGGACAAATCAGCAGCCAGCCAACTGCTGGATCCGATCCTCCGTTCTCTTCCGGACCTCATTCGGGGAGTCGCAGCCGTGATCAGCCAGCCAAGCAGGCACTGCACGGTGGAGCTCCAAGCCCTGCCGTCGCGGATCGGACAGGTCCGCAGAATCATTTCGGCGCAACTGCGCTACTGGCATCTCGATCCTCTGATCGACCAGGCGGCGCTCGGCGTCACTGAACTGCTGACCAACGTCCACCGGCATGCCGAGCCGGACAAGATGTGCACCGTGGACATCGAGCTGCTGCTCGACCGCCTCACGGTGTCCGTACAGGACAACGACCCGCGGCTGCCGACCGTGCGGGACAGCGATGCTCTCGACACGTCGGGGCGCGGTCTCGGACTGATAGCCGCCGTGAGCGACTGCTGGGGTGTGCATCCCCGGGGCGACCTGGGCAAGGCCGTCTGGTTCACGCTCTCGGCGCCGTCGGCGGCCGTTGCGCTGCCCGTGCATCCGATCGTGCACGGGGCCACCACGGAAGGGCCGTTCACCGCGGCTCCGCCGGTCGCGCCCGAGCACACCGCGATGCCGTCGACGGTGTCCAGCTGACCGGGCCTTGCCGGTGTCGCGGCAGCCCCGGTCCCGGCGGGCGTGTGAGCCCGCCGGGGACCAGCGGCCGCGGCGACGGCGACGTCCGGTGCCAGGGCGTGATTCAGAAGGAGCGCCGTCCGCCCGCAGGGCGGGCCCTGCGGCGTCCGGTGCATGCCATCGCAGGCGGTGGGGGCGCCCCCGCCGGAGGGCGGGGGAGATCGCCCTTGTACGGGACGTACTTGAGCGACTTCGCCAACATCGCGCGGGTGCGTGCCGGGCGGCGCGGGGCGGGCGAGACTTCCGAGAAAGGCCCTACTCCGTCGCGATGGCCCGCAGCACGTCCAGGCGCGCGGCGCGGCGCGCGGGCCGCCAGCCCGCGACCGCTCCGGCGACCAGGCCGACGAGTGCCACCACCAGCAGTTGCACGGGCGGCACCGCGAAGGCGAAGGACGTGTCGCCCGTGCCTTCGGACGCCTTGACCAGCACCCAGCCGAGCAGTCCGCCGAGTGCGAGTCCGCCGGCCGTGCCGAACGCGGCGACCAGCACGGACTCGTAGCGCACCATGGCGCGCAGCTGGGTCCTCGTCTGGCCGACGGCCCGCAACAGGCCCAGTTCCCTGGTGCGTTCGTGGATCGCGAGGGTGAGCGTGTTGGCGATGCCCAGCAGCGCGATCACGACGGCCAGCGCGAGCAGTGCGTAGACCAGCGTGAGCATCATGTCGATGGCGCCCGCCGCGGACTGCGCGTACTCCTCGCGGGTCTGCACCTCGGGGTTTCCGTAGGCGGACGCGGTCTTCTCGACGGCTGCCGTGCCGTCCGCGGTCGGCACACCGTCCTTGAAGCCGACGGCGATCAGCGTGTCGGAGTCCTGGCCGCGGTGCGGGGCCCAGGCCCCGCGGGTGATGACGTAGTCGCCCGCGAGTTCCGCCTGTTCGTACACGGCGCGCACGGTGAAGGTCTTTGACGTGCCGTCCGTGAAGGTGACGTCGGCCGTCGAGCCCGGCTTCCAGCCCCGCTTCCCGGCCTCGGTGGCCGCCACGGCCATGCCGTCGCTGCCGAGCCCGTCGAGCGAGCCCCGGACCGTGCCGAGGTCGAACGCCCTGCCGAGGGCGACCGGATCGGTGACCGTCAGCTGACGGCCCGCGCCGTCGACCTCGGCGACGCCCTGGCCGAGACCGACGGCGGTCTCCACCTCGGGCAGCGCCGCGATGACCGGGGCGAGCTTCGGGCTGAGCCCGCTGCCGCCCGCGCCGAACGAGGGTGCGCTGACCGCGACATCACCCGCGAAGGAGCGGGAGACCGTCTGGTCCATGGTGGCCTTGAGCGAGGCGCCGAAGACGGTGAAGAGCGAGACGACCGCGACGCCGATCATCAGGGCGGTGGCGGTCGCCGCCGTGCGCCCCGGGCTACGCAGGGCGTTGCGCTGGGCCAGCCTGCCGGAGACACCGCGCAGCCGGTCGAGCGGTGCGCCCAGGATCCGTACGGCGTACGGGGACGCGACCGGGCCCAGCACCACGAAGGCGGCGAGGGCGAGGATCGCGCCGGTGGCGGCAAGCCAGATGGACGGGGTCGCGAGGACGCCGACGAGGATGACGGCGAGGGCGGCGAGCGCCACGGCCCCGCCGGTGCGGGCACGCTTCACCGAGGCGGCCGACCGGTCGACCGCCGTCTCGCGCAGGGCCGCCAGCGGGGCGGTACGTCCGGCGCGCACTGCCGGCATCAATGCCGAGCCGAGGCAGACGAGCACCCCGACGGCGAGCGGCAGCAGCAGGGAGAGAGCGCTGATCACCAGGCCGCCCTCGGGGAAGGGGAATCCGATGACCGGGAACAGCGCCCGCAGTCCTGCCGCGATACCGATACCGCCGAGCAGCCCGGCACCGGAGGCGACGAGCGCGACGGCGCTCGCCTCGGCGAGAGTCGAGCCGACGATCTGGCGGCGGGAGGCTCCGAGGGCGCGCAGCAGCGCGTTCTCGCGGGTCCGCTGGGCGATGACGATGGCGAAGGTGTTGTAGATGGAGAAGGTGGCGACCAGCAGGACGATGCCGGAGAAGACCAGGAGCAAGGTGGTGAACAGGCTCAGGAACTGACCGGAGATCATGTCCTGGTTCTCTTCGGTGGACGCCTGTCCGGTGATGGCCTCGACGCCTGCGGGGAGCACGGGGCGGAGCGCGTCGACCAGTTCCTGCTGACCGGTGCCGGGCCCGGCCCGCACCTGGACGGACGCTGCCTCACCGGGCTTCGGGGTGAGGTACTTCTCGGCGTCGGCCCGGGTCATACCGGTGAAGGTCACCTGCCCCATGCCGTCCTCGCCGCCGAAGGTGGCCAGCCCCACGACCGTGACCCGTACCGGGTCGGGGGTGCGCAGGACGGTGCGGTCGCCGATCTCCAGCCCGCCCGTCTCGGCGGCGCCGCGGTTGACGACGACTTCGCCGGTACGGGCGGGGGCGCGGCCCTCGGCGAGCTGATACGGGTTGAGTTCGGTGTCGGCAATCCAGTTGCCGGCGACCGTCGGAGGGCCCTGCCCGCCGATCGGCTTGCCGTTAGCTCCCACGAGCTGTCCCGCGCCCTGGATGCTTGGCTCCGCGGCGGCGACGCCCTCGACCCCCTTGATACGGGCGGCGAGGTCGGTAGGCACGTTCTGCCGGGTCCCCTGGGCGTCACCGGGGACCGTGACGACGTTGGAGCTGCGGACGACGGCGTCGGTGCCGCCATTGGCGCTGGCGAACATCGTGTCGAAGCTGCCGCGCAGTGTGTCGCCCATGACGAGGGTGCCGGTGAGGAAGGCCACCCCGAGGAGGACGGCGGTGAACGTTCCCGCGAAGCGCCGCTTGTGGGCCCGCAGTGAGCCGATGCTGAGGCGCAGGGACGCGCGGCTGCTGCTCATGCTGTCGCCTCCGCAGAGGTGTCGCGGTCGCGCATGTCGAACGCCTTCAGACGGTCCAGGACGCGCTCGGCGGTCGGGGCTTCCATCCGGTCGACGAGCCGTCCGTCGGCCAGGAAGACGACCTCGTCGGCGTGGGCGGCGGCGACGGGATCATGGGTGACCATCACCACCGTCCGCTCGGTCCGGCGCACCGCACGGCCCAGCAGGCGCAGTACCTCTTCGCCCGAACGGGAGTCGAGGTTGCCGGTGGGCTCGTCGGCGAAGACGACGTCGGGCCGGCCGGCGAAGGCGCGTGCCACGGCGACCCGTTGCTGCTGGCCGCCGGAGAGTTCGGCCGGCCGGTGGCCGAGGCGGTCACGCAGTCCCACGGTGTCGATGAGCGCGTCGAGCCACTCCTGGTCAGGCCGGTCGCCGGCGAGGTCCATGGGGAGGGTGATGTTCTCGGTGACGGTGAGCGTGGGGATGAGGTTGAAGGCCTGGAAGACGAAGCCGATGCGCTCGCGGCGCAACAGGGTGAGCCTGCGGTCGTCGAGTGAGCTGAGGTCGGTGTCGCCGATGAGGGCCGAGCCCGATGTCAGGGTGTCGAGCCCGGCAGCGCAGTGCATCAGCGTGGACTTGCCGGAGCCCGAGGGCCCCATGATCGCGGTGAAACGGCCGGCCGGGAAGTCGA is a genomic window containing:
- a CDS encoding PLP-dependent cysteine synthase family protein, with the protein product MSTDEKRVTDGATATADVDRSDPQYRAWLKEAVRKVQADANRSADTHLLRFPLPEEWGIDLYLKDESTHPTGSLKHRLARSLFLYGLCNGWIRPGKPVIEASSGSTAVSEAYFAKLIGVPFVAVMPRTTSTEKIRLIEFHGGRCHFVDDSRRMYEESAALAERTGGHYMDQFTYAERATDWRGNNNIAESIYQQLRLERYPCPTWIVATAGTGGTSATVARYVHYMQYDTRICVPDPENSCFFEGWTQSDPQASTDCGSRIEGIGRPRMEPSFVPGAIDRMMKVPDAASVAAVRALDAAIGRKAGGSTGTGLWSALRIIAEMVADGQRGSVVTLLCDPGDRYLDKYYSDAWLAGQGLDIAPYTATLERFLSTGVWPD
- a CDS encoding ATP-binding protein; this translates as MISQPSRHCTVELQALPSRIGQVRRIISAQLRYWHLDPLIDQAALGVTELLTNVHRHAEPDKMCTVDIELLLDRLTVSVQDNDPRLPTVRDSDALDTSGRGLGLIAAVSDCWGVHPRGDLGKAVWFTLSAPSAAVALPVHPIVHGATTEGPFTAAPPVAPEHTAMPSTVSS
- a CDS encoding ABC transporter permease gives rise to the protein MSSSRASLRLSIGSLRAHKRRFAGTFTAVLLGVAFLTGTLVMGDTLRGSFDTMFASANGGTDAVVRSSNVVTVPGDAQGTRQNVPTDLAARIKGVEGVAAAEPSIQGAGQLVGANGKPIGGQGPPTVAGNWIADTELNPYQLAEGRAPARTGEVVVNRGAAETGGLEIGDRTVLRTPDPVRVTVVGLATFGGEDGMGQVTFTGMTRADAEKYLTPKPGEAASVQVRAGPGTGQQELVDALRPVLPAGVEAITGQASTEENQDMISGQFLSLFTTLLLVFSGIVLLVATFSIYNTFAIVIAQRTRENALLRALGASRRQIVGSTLAEASAVALVASGAGLLGGIGIAAGLRALFPVIGFPFPEGGLVISALSLLLPLAVGVLVCLGSALMPAVRAGRTAPLAALRETAVDRSAASVKRARTGGAVALAALAVILVGVLATPSIWLAATGAILALAAFVVLGPVASPYAVRILGAPLDRLRGVSGRLAQRNALRSPGRTAATATALMIGVAVVSLFTVFGASLKATMDQTVSRSFAGDVAVSAPSFGAGGSGLSPKLAPVIAALPEVETAVGLGQGVAEVDGAGRQLTVTDPVALGRAFDLGTVRGSLDGLGSDGMAVAATEAGKRGWKPGSTADVTFTDGTSKTFTVRAVYEQAELAGDYVITRGAWAPHRGQDSDTLIAVGFKDGVPTADGTAAVEKTASAYGNPEVQTREEYAQSAAGAIDMMLTLVYALLALAVVIALLGIANTLTLAIHERTRELGLLRAVGQTRTQLRAMVRYESVLVAAFGTAGGLALGGLLGWVLVKASEGTGDTSFAFAVPPVQLLVVALVGLVAGAVAGWRPARRAARLDVLRAIATE
- a CDS encoding ABC transporter ATP-binding protein, with the protein product MSATRTRAAARVVDAVKVYGRGDTEVRALDGVSVDFPAGRFTAIMGPSGSGKSTLMHCAAGLDTLTSGSALIGDTDLSSLDDRRLTLLRRERIGFVFQAFNLIPTLTVTENITLPMDLAGDRPDQEWLDALIDTVGLRDRLGHRPAELSGGQQQRVAVARAFAGRPDVVFADEPTGNLDSRSGEEVLRLLGRAVRRTERTVVMVTHDPVAAAHADEVVFLADGRLVDRMEAPTAERVLDRLKAFDMRDRDTSAEATA